A genomic region of Homalodisca vitripennis isolate AUS2020 chromosome 5, UT_GWSS_2.1, whole genome shotgun sequence contains the following coding sequences:
- the LOC124363932 gene encoding eclosion hormone-like, with product MSRSAGLWYIAGTLLGPATVQRQLHRPTALFDMASKTVLCVLLLTALVLTVCADPANIGTCIRNCAQCKKMFGSYFEGQLCADSCLKFKGKLIPDCEDVASIAPFLNKFE from the exons ATGTCCAGGAGTGCGGGCCTGTGGTATATAGCAGGGACCTTGCTTGGGCCTGCCACTGTTCAGCGCCAACTCCACAGACCAACAG CACTATTTGACATGGCCTCCAAGACCGTACTGTGTGTTCTGCTGCTGACGGCTCTTGTGCTCACCGTCTGTGCTGACCCGGCCAATATCGGCACGTGCATCCGCAACTGTGCGCAGTGCAAGAAAATGTTCGGCTCTTACTTCGAGGGCCAGCTGTGCGCCGACTCCTGCCTCAAGTTCAAGGGCAAGCTGATACCGGACTGCGAGGACGTAGCGTCCATCGCTCCCTTCCTCAACAAGTTCGAGTAG
- the LOC124363931 gene encoding eclosion hormone-like has translation MELRLAVYTILACLVTEVTLTSISVCINNCGQCKEMLGSYFNGQACAEFCLATDGFFSPDCNNPTTVRNFLKRLH, from the exons ATGGAACTCAGACTGGCCGTGTACACCATTCTCGCGTGTCTGGTCACAGAGGTCACGCTCACCAGTATCTCTGTCTGCATCAA caactgCGGTCAGTGTAAGGAGATGTTGGGAAGCTACTTCAACGGCCAGGCCTGCGCCGAGTTCTGCCTGGCCACGGACGGCTTCTTCTCTCCTGACTGCAACAATCCCACCACCGTCAGGAACTTCCTCAAGAGACTCCACTAG